From Blattabacterium cuenoti, the proteins below share one genomic window:
- the rplM gene encoding 50S ribosomal protein L13, which translates to MDPLSFKTDSGKNFFHKKKWIIMDANHQKLGRFSSEIAFRIKGKDKPFFSPNFDCGDYIIVINSDQIQLTGKKWLKKKYIRYTGYPGGKRITTVKDLFKKDSRILIYKAVKGMLPKNRLGKKMIKKLRIYKGKDHKHNAQNPVLLKNYNNTI; encoded by the coding sequence ATGGACCCGTTAAGTTTTAAAACTGACTCTGGAAAGAATTTTTTTCACAAGAAAAAATGGATCATTATGGATGCAAATCATCAAAAACTTGGTCGTTTTTCTTCAGAAATAGCATTTAGAATAAAAGGAAAAGATAAACCTTTTTTTTCTCCTAATTTTGATTGTGGAGATTATATAATTGTAATTAATTCTGATCAAATTCAATTGACTGGAAAAAAATGGTTAAAAAAGAAATATATTCGTTATACTGGTTATCCAGGGGGAAAAAGAATAACTACAGTGAAAGATCTTTTTAAAAAGGATTCGAGAATTTTAATATATAAAGCAGTTAAAGGTATGCTTCCTAAAAATCGTTTAGGAAAAAAAATGATAAAAAAATTACGTATTTATAAAGGAAAAGATCATAAGCATAATGCTCAAAATCCTGTTTTATTAAAAAATTATAATAATACTATATGA
- the rsfS gene encoding ribosome silencing factor, with protein sequence MLLQKIIEGIEIVQGKEISIFNLKERDNFVCDYFVVCSGSTKNQVHAIFRSIQEITIEELKEKPWHVEGLKNGEWILMDYVSIVVHIFQKKARNYYNIEQIWKKNGTVYI encoded by the coding sequence TTGTTATTGCAAAAAATCATAGAAGGAATTGAAATAGTTCAAGGTAAAGAAATTTCTATCTTTAACTTAAAAGAAAGAGATAATTTTGTTTGTGATTATTTTGTAGTTTGTAGTGGATCTACTAAAAACCAAGTTCATGCTATATTTAGATCTATACAAGAAATAACAATAGAAGAGTTAAAAGAAAAACCATGGCATGTTGAAGGTTTAAAAAATGGAGAATGGATATTAATGGACTACGTTTCTATTGTTGTTCATATTTTTCAGAAAAAAGCAAGAAATTATTACAATATAGAACAAATTTGGAAAAAAAATGGAACGGTTTATATTTAA
- the rpsB gene encoding 30S ribosomal protein S2: protein MKINTKDLLKAGVHFGHIACKWNPNMRPFIFMKKRGFHIIDLSKTIEKLDQACNSLKKIVSMGKKILLVGTKAQAQEKVAFYAKNVNMPFVTERWLGGFLTNFMTIRRSVKKMNNIDKLKKNGTFSSFSKKERLLIDRLHEKLYKNLGSISSMTHLPGGIFLIDPFKEKIALSESIKLKIPVYAMVDTNTNPNGIKYPIPSNDDSSKSIDIILKVITSSIQEGINIFNSRKKKEVKLITNVKP from the coding sequence ATGAAAATTAATACTAAAGATTTATTGAAAGCTGGAGTTCATTTTGGACATATTGCATGCAAATGGAATCCAAATATGCGTCCTTTTATATTCATGAAAAAAAGGGGCTTCCATATTATAGATTTATCAAAAACAATAGAAAAATTAGATCAAGCCTGTAACAGTTTAAAAAAAATTGTTTCTATGGGAAAAAAAATTTTGTTAGTAGGAACAAAAGCTCAGGCTCAGGAAAAAGTAGCATTTTACGCTAAAAATGTAAATATGCCGTTTGTTACAGAAAGATGGCTAGGGGGTTTTTTGACTAATTTTATGACCATACGTCGTTCTGTAAAGAAAATGAATAACATAGATAAATTGAAAAAAAATGGAACATTTTCTTCTTTTTCTAAGAAAGAACGATTATTAATAGACAGATTACATGAAAAATTATATAAAAATCTAGGAAGTATATCATCTATGACTCATTTACCTGGAGGAATTTTTTTAATCGATCCATTCAAAGAAAAAATAGCTTTGTCCGAATCGATAAAACTTAAAATACCAGTTTATGCTATGGTTGACACTAATACAAATCCAAATGGAATAAAATATCCTATTCCATCTAATGATGATTCTTCCAAATCTATTGATATTATTTTAAAAGTTATAACATCTTCTATTCAGGAAGGAATTAATATTTTTAATTCAAGAAAAAAGAAAGAAGTTAAATTAATTACAAATGTAAAACCATGA
- a CDS encoding phosphatidate cytidylyltransferase has translation MNFFIRFFTGFIYIFLILFSIEKGEKYFRILMMILSFFCLYEFLVISKTKSFFIKIISLFFLLSIFFDFFMEMKEETLPYVISFIFSPIFFLGIQIFYQKTLPKKENIMQISNLIFGLVYIVLPFFLTFYIYKTVNSGKNLILGIFILIWIHDTLSYLIGKKFGKRKIASFISPEKSLEGFFGGLFFCLIFGIFLYKIWDKKYWCFFSFIIPIFSTIGDLVESYIKRSYDVKNSGSGIWFPGHGGFLDRLDSLIFVIPIMFIIILIYSL, from the coding sequence ATGAATTTTTTTATAAGATTTTTTACTGGATTTATTTATATTTTTTTAATTTTATTTTCTATAGAAAAAGGAGAAAAATATTTTAGAATTTTAATGATGATTCTATCTTTTTTTTGTCTTTATGAATTTTTGGTTATTTCAAAAACAAAGTCTTTTTTTATAAAAATAATTTCACTATTTTTTTTATTATCAATATTTTTTGATTTTTTTATGGAAATGAAAGAGGAGACATTACCTTATGTTATAAGTTTTATTTTTTCTCCTATATTTTTTCTTGGAATACAGATTTTTTATCAAAAAACGCTTCCAAAAAAGGAAAATATAATGCAAATAAGTAATTTAATTTTTGGTTTAGTTTATATTGTATTACCTTTTTTTTTAACTTTTTATATTTATAAAACTGTTAATAGTGGAAAAAATTTAATTTTAGGTATATTTATTTTGATATGGATTCATGATACTTTATCCTATTTAATAGGAAAAAAATTTGGAAAAAGAAAAATAGCTAGTTTTATATCTCCCGAAAAATCTTTGGAAGGATTTTTTGGAGGTTTATTTTTTTGTTTAATTTTTGGAATTTTTCTATATAAAATATGGGATAAAAAATACTGGTGTTTTTTTTCTTTTATTATTCCTATTTTTTCTACTATAGGAGATCTTGTAGAATCATACATTAAAAGATCTTACGATGTAAAAAATTCTGGTTCTGGAATATGGTTTCCTGGACATGGTGGTTTCTTAGATAGATTAGATAGTCTTATATTTGTTATTCCTATCATGTTTATAATTATTCTAATTTATTCTTTATAA
- the map gene encoding type I methionyl aminopeptidase, which yields MIKTIEEIILIKKSAFLASKTLGMLAKEIKPGINSLYLDKIAEKFIRDHGGMPAFLGLYNFDHTLCSSPNNQVVHGIPNKKLLCEGDILSIDCGVYMNGYYGEHAYTFEVGKVSKDVKKFVKCSKESLYKGLSNCIKGNHIGDIGFSIQSSVEKYGYSVVRDLVGHGLGKKIHEEPQVPNFGKRGEGLKLEEGLVLSIEPMVNKGKPDVIFHEDGWTITTSDQDLSAHFEHNVAIVDGKPCLLSTFRYIYNELEIESSEEDLFKNKKINY from the coding sequence ATGATAAAAACAATTGAAGAAATAATTCTTATTAAAAAAAGTGCTTTTTTAGCATCTAAAACATTGGGAATGTTGGCAAAAGAAATTAAACCAGGAATAAATTCTCTTTATTTGGATAAAATAGCTGAAAAATTTATTAGAGATCATGGAGGTATGCCTGCTTTTCTAGGATTATATAATTTTGATCATACTTTATGTTCTTCACCAAATAATCAAGTAGTACATGGAATACCTAATAAAAAACTTTTATGTGAAGGTGATATTTTATCTATAGATTGTGGTGTATATATGAATGGTTATTATGGAGAACATGCATATACATTTGAAGTAGGAAAAGTTTCTAAAGATGTTAAAAAATTTGTCAAGTGTTCAAAAGAATCCCTATATAAAGGATTATCTAATTGTATAAAAGGAAATCATATTGGTGATATAGGTTTTTCTATTCAATCTAGTGTTGAAAAATATGGATATAGTGTAGTTAGAGATCTTGTAGGTCATGGTTTAGGAAAAAAAATACATGAAGAACCTCAAGTTCCTAATTTCGGAAAAAGGGGAGAAGGTTTAAAACTAGAAGAAGGTCTTGTTCTATCTATAGAACCTATGGTCAACAAAGGAAAACCTGATGTTATTTTTCATGAAGATGGGTGGACTATAACAACTTCTGATCAAGATCTTTCTGCTCATTTTGAGCATAATGTAGCTATAGTGGATGGAAAACCTTGTTTACTTTCTACTTTTAGGTATATATATAACGAACTAGAAATTGAATCCTCAGAAGAGGATTTATTTAAAAATAAAAAAATTAATTATTAA
- the rpsI gene encoding 30S ribosomal protein S9, whose product MTVHHSVGRRKRSLARVYLQSSEKLSITINSKSYEQYFPQNLHLKILYPLKKIGNQNFDIKIKVCGGGFNGQAEAICLAISRVLCLIHLNHRKILKAEGLLTRDSREVERKKFGQKKARKKFQFSKR is encoded by the coding sequence ATGACAGTTCATCATTCCGTAGGAAGGAGGAAAAGATCTCTTGCTCGCGTGTATTTACAATCTAGTGAAAAATTGTCAATCACAATAAACTCTAAGAGTTATGAACAATATTTTCCTCAAAATCTTCATTTAAAAATTTTATATCCTTTAAAGAAAATAGGAAATCAAAATTTTGATATAAAAATTAAAGTTTGTGGAGGAGGTTTCAATGGTCAAGCTGAAGCCATTTGTTTAGCTATTTCCCGTGTTCTTTGTTTGATACATTTAAATCATAGAAAAATATTAAAAGCTGAGGGTTTATTAACTCGTGATTCTAGAGAAGTAGAAAGAAAAAAATTCGGGCAAAAAAAAGCGAGAAAAAAATTTCAGTTTTCAAAACGTTAA
- the ftsH gene encoding ATP-dependent zinc metalloprotease FtsH — protein sequence MIDKKVKNKNNFFWIYAVILAIFLGIFFFKTSFSNPRKIDQDTFFKILVKGEVQKIIVKHREIVYVYLKKEFLSSNNFLNSNYSLKNNNSYKFITNPLQYEFEIGDLQFFQKKFEEYKNKYKLDTLIDFKNQQEYTLTKFFFDYGIFLILFVLFWMFIFRKIGAAGGGAGGQIFNIGKSRAKLFDENDNVKITFKDVAGLEGAKEEVQEIVEFLKSPQKYTKLGGKIPKGALLIGPPGTGKTLLAKAVAGEARVPFFSLSGSDFVEMFVGVGASRVRDLFEKAKEKSPCMIFIDEIDAIGRARGKSSIAGSNDERENTLNQLLTEMDGFGTHTNVIVLAATNRSDILDKALLRPGRFDRTIIVDPPELNERKEIFRVHLKNLILSDKVDIDFLARQTPGFSGADIANICNESALIAARKNRPKIYHQDFLDAIDRIIGGLEKKSKIIKPNEKKRIAYHEAGHATISWLLEHAAPLVKVTIVPRGKSLGSAWYLPEERQLTTLEQMKDEICALLAGRSAEEIIFNSISTGALNDLERVTKQAQSMVVIFGLNNKIGNISYYDSAGQNEFSFTKPYSERTAQIIDEEVSKIIEEEYQRAKNLLKKNKDKLSMLANQLLDKEVIFREDLKKIFGKRPFSDDIEDILTINHHALS from the coding sequence ATGATAGATAAAAAAGTAAAAAATAAAAATAACTTTTTTTGGATATATGCAGTTATATTAGCTATATTTTTAGGTATATTTTTTTTTAAAACTTCTTTTTCTAACCCTAGAAAAATAGATCAAGATACTTTTTTCAAAATATTAGTAAAAGGAGAAGTTCAGAAAATTATAGTCAAACACAGAGAAATTGTATATGTTTATTTAAAAAAAGAATTTTTATCTTCTAATAATTTTTTAAATTCAAATTATTCACTAAAAAATAATAACAGTTATAAATTTATAACAAATCCTTTACAATATGAATTTGAAATAGGTGATTTGCAATTCTTTCAAAAAAAATTTGAAGAATATAAAAATAAATACAAATTAGACACTCTGATTGATTTTAAAAATCAGCAAGAATATACTCTTACTAAATTTTTTTTTGATTATGGTATATTTTTAATATTATTTGTTCTTTTTTGGATGTTTATATTTCGTAAAATAGGAGCAGCTGGAGGAGGAGCAGGAGGACAAATATTCAATATTGGAAAATCGAGAGCTAAATTATTTGATGAAAATGATAATGTGAAAATAACATTTAAAGATGTAGCTGGTTTAGAAGGGGCTAAAGAAGAAGTTCAAGAAATTGTTGAGTTTTTAAAGAGTCCTCAAAAATATACTAAATTAGGAGGTAAAATTCCAAAAGGGGCTCTTTTAATAGGACCACCCGGAACTGGTAAAACTCTATTAGCAAAAGCAGTTGCTGGTGAGGCAAGAGTTCCTTTTTTTTCTCTATCTGGATCGGATTTTGTAGAAATGTTTGTAGGTGTAGGAGCCTCTAGAGTTAGAGATTTATTCGAAAAAGCTAAAGAAAAATCTCCATGTATGATATTTATAGATGAAATTGATGCCATTGGAAGAGCTAGGGGAAAAAGCAGTATAGCAGGATCTAATGATGAAAGAGAGAATACATTAAATCAATTACTTACAGAAATGGATGGTTTTGGAACCCATACTAACGTTATTGTTTTAGCTGCTACTAACAGATCTGATATTTTAGATAAAGCATTACTTCGTCCAGGACGATTTGATCGTACTATAATAGTAGATCCACCTGAATTAAATGAAAGAAAAGAAATATTCCGTGTTCACCTAAAAAATTTAATTTTATCAGATAAAGTTGATATTGATTTTTTAGCTAGACAAACTCCAGGTTTTAGTGGAGCAGATATTGCTAATATCTGTAACGAATCTGCTCTCATTGCTGCTAGAAAAAATAGACCTAAAATATACCATCAGGATTTTTTAGACGCTATAGATCGAATTATAGGAGGATTGGAAAAAAAGAGTAAAATAATTAAACCAAATGAAAAAAAAAGGATAGCATATCATGAAGCAGGACATGCTACTATAAGTTGGTTATTAGAACATGCAGCTCCTTTAGTAAAAGTGACGATAGTTCCAAGAGGAAAATCTTTGGGTTCTGCATGGTATTTACCAGAAGAAAGACAATTAACTACTTTAGAACAAATGAAGGATGAAATATGTGCCTTATTAGCAGGAAGATCTGCAGAAGAGATTATTTTCAATAGTATATCTACTGGGGCTTTAAATGATTTAGAAAGAGTAACTAAACAAGCACAATCTATGGTCGTTATTTTTGGATTGAATAACAAAATTGGAAATATTTCTTATTATGATTCTGCTGGTCAAAATGAATTTTCTTTTACAAAACCTTATAGTGAAAGAACAGCGCAAATTATAGACGAAGAGGTATCTAAAATTATAGAAGAAGAATATCAGAGAGCTAAAAATTTATTGAAAAAGAATAAAGATAAATTATCAATGTTAGCTAATCAATTGTTAGACAAGGAGGTTATATTTAGAGAAGATTTGAAAAAAATTTTTGGAAAAAGACCTTTTTCTGATGATATTGAAGATATACTAACAATTAATCATCATGCATTATCTTGA
- a CDS encoding phosphatidylserine decarboxylase family protein — translation MIHKEGYFFLIYTLVFILICIFISLFFFQKKISFIISFFSIMLYCFFLFFFRNPKRTVLKTNNDKEIISPADGKVIIIKKIYENEFLKRNSWCISIFMSPFDVHVNRFPVSGKVIYVKYHPGKYWFAWDHKNSLNNERTTVVVETKTKKKILFRQIAGIIARRIILYSKKNDLAEKGEEFGFIKFGSRIDLYLPLNTTFFVKKGEKVIAGKTVISFIP, via the coding sequence ATGATTCATAAAGAAGGTTACTTTTTTTTAATTTATACGTTAGTTTTCATATTAATATGTATTTTTATTTCCTTATTTTTTTTCCAAAAAAAAATAAGTTTTATTATTTCTTTTTTTTCAATCATGTTATACTGTTTTTTTCTTTTTTTTTTTAGAAATCCAAAAAGAACAGTTTTAAAAACAAATAATGATAAAGAGATTATTTCTCCTGCTGATGGAAAAGTAATAATAATAAAAAAAATCTATGAAAATGAATTTTTAAAAAGAAATAGTTGGTGCATTTCTATTTTTATGTCCCCGTTTGATGTTCATGTAAACAGATTCCCTGTTTCTGGAAAAGTAATTTATGTTAAATATCATCCTGGTAAATATTGGTTTGCATGGGATCATAAAAATTCACTAAATAACGAAAGAACAACAGTAGTTGTTGAAACAAAAACGAAAAAAAAAATTTTATTTAGACAAATTGCAGGAATTATAGCTCGTCGTATAATTCTATATTCTAAAAAGAATGATTTAGCAGAAAAAGGAGAAGAATTTGGATTTATTAAATTTGGATCTAGAATAGATCTTTATTTACCATTGAATACTACTTTTTTTGTGAAAAAGGGAGAAAAAGTTATTGCTGGAAAAACTGTAATATCTTTTATTCCATAA
- the dnaK gene encoding molecular chaperone DnaK — protein sequence MSSKIIGIDLGTTNSCVSVMEINDPVVIPNSEGKRTTPSIVAFVSGGERKIGDPAKRQAVTNPQKTIFSIKRFMGRMYSEVTEELKNIPYKIVKGGNNTPRVDIENRLYAPQEISAMILQKMKKTAEDYLGEELKRAVITVPAYFNDAQRQATKEAGEIAGLKVERIINEPTAAALAYGLDKSKQNKKIAVYDLGGGTFDVSILELGDGVFEVLSTNGDTHLGGDDFDQVIIDYLANEFSSRENIDLRKDPMALQRLKEAAEKAKIELSSSTQTEINLPYITATESGPKHLVLSLTRSKFEQISEKLIQRSVNPCSKALKDANLSTKDIDEVILVGGSTRIPRVQKSVENFFQKKPSKGVNPDEVVAIGAAIQGGVLTGDVQNVLLLDVTPLSLGIETLGGVFTKLIESNTTIPTKKSETFSTASDNQSAVTIRVGQGERSMFNDNKEIGRFDLVDIPPAPRGIPQIEVSFDIDANGILNVSAKDKGTGKEQSIRIETSSGLNKDEIEKMKREAKENAQKDEKTKGEIEKLNSADNQIFQTEKQLKDYENKLSEDNKKKITQFLEELKEAYSKKDFEKIDLSIKNLNEIWTKVLQEIYESSKNKNENKNEEKKEKKDKQSSNENVQDVDYEEVK from the coding sequence ATGAGTAGTAAAATTATAGGAATAGATTTAGGAACAACAAATTCTTGTGTTTCCGTTATGGAGATAAATGATCCTGTGGTTATACCAAATTCAGAAGGAAAAAGAACGACCCCGTCTATAGTTGCTTTTGTAAGTGGAGGAGAAAGAAAAATAGGAGATCCTGCTAAAAGACAGGCTGTGACTAATCCACAAAAAACTATTTTTTCAATCAAACGTTTTATGGGAAGAATGTATTCTGAAGTAACTGAAGAATTAAAAAATATTCCATATAAAATTGTGAAAGGTGGAAATAATACACCTCGTGTTGATATAGAAAATAGATTATATGCTCCACAAGAAATATCTGCTATGATACTTCAAAAAATGAAAAAAACTGCGGAAGATTATCTAGGAGAAGAATTGAAAAGAGCAGTTATTACTGTTCCCGCTTATTTTAATGATGCTCAAAGACAAGCAACAAAAGAAGCTGGAGAAATAGCAGGATTAAAAGTGGAAAGAATTATTAACGAGCCTACTGCTGCGGCATTGGCCTATGGTTTAGATAAAAGTAAACAAAACAAAAAAATTGCAGTCTATGATTTAGGAGGAGGAACGTTTGATGTTTCAATATTAGAATTAGGAGATGGAGTATTCGAAGTCCTTTCAACTAATGGTGATACTCATTTGGGTGGAGATGACTTTGATCAAGTAATAATAGATTATCTCGCAAACGAATTTTCTTCTAGAGAAAATATAGATCTAAGAAAAGATCCTATGGCTTTACAACGTTTAAAAGAAGCAGCAGAAAAAGCTAAAATTGAATTATCTTCTTCTACTCAAACAGAAATAAATTTACCATATATAACAGCTACAGAATCTGGACCTAAGCATTTAGTTTTATCATTAACTCGTTCAAAATTCGAACAAATTTCTGAAAAATTAATACAAAGATCTGTTAATCCATGTTCTAAAGCGTTAAAAGATGCAAATTTATCTACTAAAGATATAGACGAAGTCATTTTAGTAGGTGGATCTACTAGAATTCCAAGAGTACAGAAAAGTGTAGAAAATTTTTTTCAAAAAAAACCATCTAAAGGTGTTAATCCTGATGAAGTTGTTGCTATTGGAGCTGCTATACAGGGTGGAGTTTTAACTGGAGATGTTCAAAATGTTTTATTATTAGATGTTACTCCTTTATCATTAGGTATTGAAACATTAGGAGGAGTTTTTACAAAACTTATAGAATCAAATACTACCATTCCTACTAAAAAATCAGAAACCTTTTCTACAGCTTCAGATAACCAATCAGCAGTAACCATAAGAGTAGGACAAGGTGAACGATCTATGTTTAATGATAATAAAGAAATAGGTAGATTTGACTTAGTAGATATCCCTCCTGCACCTAGAGGTATTCCTCAAATAGAGGTTAGTTTCGATATTGATGCAAATGGTATACTTAACGTTTCAGCAAAAGATAAAGGGACTGGAAAAGAACAGTCTATACGTATTGAAACATCATCAGGCTTAAATAAAGATGAAATAGAAAAAATGAAGAGAGAAGCAAAAGAAAACGCTCAAAAAGATGAAAAAACAAAAGGAGAAATAGAGAAATTAAATTCAGCAGATAATCAAATATTTCAAACAGAAAAACAACTAAAAGATTATGAAAATAAATTGTCCGAAGACAATAAAAAAAAGATTACACAATTCTTGGAAGAATTAAAAGAAGCCTATTCTAAAAAAGATTTTGAAAAAATAGATCTTTCTATAAAAAATTTAAACGAAATTTGGACAAAAGTGTTACAAGAAATATATGAATCTTCTAAGAACAAAAATGAAAACAAAAATGAGGAAAAAAAAGAAAAAAAAGATAAACAAAGTAGTAATGAAAATGTACAAGATGTAGATTATGAAGAAGTAAAATAA
- the gpmI gene encoding 2,3-bisphosphoglycerate-independent phosphoglycerate mutase, with amino-acid sequence MKEKKKLMLLILDGWGLSSKNSEYSAIELAHTPFIDYCYKQYPFSKLHASGYFVGLPENQMGNSEVGHISLGSGRKIIQSLEEINRSIDNEDFFEKINPIFDYVISFKKNIHLIGLLSDGGVHSHINHLFSILDVAYQKNVSNVFIHAFTDGRDTFQKSGIFFLKNLLEKTKKSVGKLSSVMGRYYSMDRDKRWNRTKIAYKALVYSEGEYTNNIIHSITSLYKNGVTDEFIPPIIIVNESGVPVSRIDKGDVVFCFNFRSDRSRQITELLTNNSKKIFSFSKKLDLMYITMTCFNPIYKNVHILFKKKNLSNTLGEVLEKEGKKQIRIAETEKYPHVTFFFSGGREKPFDKERRILCNSPKISTYDLKPEMSAEKIVKKICPELKKKEVDFVCLNFSNPDMVGHTGKMLETIKACEFVDLCTKICSEEAMKNYYTVIIVGDHGNADCMINKDGSPNTNHTNSLVPFILIDSTYKNKNCLKKIATLSDVSPTIIQIMGLQKPKIMNGCSIIN; translated from the coding sequence ATGAAAGAAAAAAAAAAGTTAATGTTGTTAATATTAGATGGTTGGGGTTTATCTTCAAAAAATTCTGAATATTCAGCTATTGAATTAGCTCATACTCCTTTTATAGATTATTGCTATAAACAATATCCATTTAGTAAATTACATGCTTCGGGTTATTTTGTTGGTTTACCAGAAAATCAAATGGGGAATTCAGAAGTTGGTCATATAAGTTTAGGGTCTGGACGAAAAATTATTCAAAGTTTAGAAGAAATAAATCGATCTATTGATAATGAAGATTTTTTCGAAAAAATAAATCCTATTTTTGATTATGTTATTTCATTTAAAAAGAATATTCATTTGATTGGATTGTTATCTGATGGAGGAGTTCATTCTCATATAAATCATCTTTTCTCTATATTAGACGTTGCTTATCAAAAAAATGTATCTAACGTTTTTATACATGCATTTACAGATGGTAGAGATACTTTTCAAAAAAGTGGAATTTTTTTTCTAAAAAATTTATTAGAAAAAACAAAAAAATCTGTTGGAAAATTATCATCTGTGATGGGTAGATATTATTCTATGGATAGAGATAAAAGATGGAATAGAACTAAGATTGCATATAAAGCCTTGGTTTACTCTGAAGGTGAATATACTAATAATATAATTCATTCTATAACATCATTATACAAAAATGGAGTAACTGATGAATTTATTCCTCCTATAATTATTGTTAATGAATCAGGGGTTCCTGTTTCCAGAATAGATAAAGGAGATGTCGTTTTTTGTTTTAATTTTCGTTCAGATCGTTCTAGACAAATAACCGAATTACTGACAAATAATAGTAAGAAAATTTTTTCTTTTTCTAAGAAATTAGATTTAATGTATATAACAATGACTTGTTTCAATCCTATATATAAGAATGTTCATATTCTTTTTAAGAAGAAAAATTTGTCAAATACTTTGGGAGAAGTACTAGAAAAAGAAGGGAAAAAACAAATTCGTATAGCTGAGACAGAAAAATATCCACATGTAACCTTTTTTTTTTCAGGAGGAAGAGAAAAACCTTTTGATAAAGAAAGAAGAATTTTATGTAATTCTCCAAAAATTTCAACTTATGATTTAAAACCCGAAATGAGTGCAGAAAAAATAGTTAAAAAAATATGTCCAGAGTTAAAAAAAAAAGAAGTTGATTTTGTATGTTTAAATTTTTCTAATCCAGATATGGTTGGTCATACTGGAAAAATGTTAGAGACTATTAAAGCATGTGAATTTGTAGATTTATGTACGAAAATATGTTCTGAGGAAGCTATGAAAAATTATTATACAGTTATAATAGTTGGAGATCATGGAAATGCAGATTGCATGATTAATAAAGATGGAAGTCCTAATACAAATCATACTAATTCTTTAGTTCCTTTTATTCTTATAGATTCTACATATAAAAATAAAAATTGTTTAAAAAAAATTGCAACATTATCTGATGTATCTCCTACTATTATTCAAATAATGGGTTTGCAAAAACCTAAAATTATGAATGGATGTTCCATAATAAATTAA
- the tsf gene encoding translation elongation factor Ts → MKITTSKIKKLREITGIGIMDCKKSLIKSKGNLDKAIYILRKKGENIALNRSSIQIKEGSIISSVNPEFNKGSIIGLTCETDFLSRSTEFIEFLSFLSKKSLFYRNKNEFLSSIVENNRTIQQIIIEKMGLFCEKLELKIFENVESTIVINYTHNNKIATLVGFSICSSSSFDTSLSENILFARNIAMHITAMNPIAIDEQGIPDDLIKKEEKIIWHNINEKTKDKSNEIKEKIFLGKKRKFIMENTLLHQKYIKNEEETIQEYIRKFNEKIKINIFKRISLLR, encoded by the coding sequence ATGAAAATAACTACTTCTAAAATAAAAAAGCTTAGAGAAATTACTGGAATTGGAATTATGGATTGTAAAAAATCTTTAATAAAATCTAAAGGAAATTTAGACAAAGCTATTTATATTCTAAGAAAAAAGGGAGAAAATATAGCATTGAATCGTTCATCTATTCAAATAAAAGAAGGTTCTATTATTTCTTCTGTTAATCCTGAATTTAATAAAGGAAGTATAATTGGGTTAACATGTGAAACAGATTTTCTTTCTAGAAGTACTGAATTTATTGAATTTTTATCTTTTTTGTCAAAAAAATCATTATTCTATAGAAATAAAAATGAATTTTTATCTAGTATAGTTGAAAATAATAGGACTATTCAACAAATAATTATAGAAAAAATGGGTTTATTTTGCGAAAAATTAGAATTGAAAATATTTGAAAATGTAGAATCTACAATTGTTATAAATTATACCCATAATAATAAAATTGCAACTTTAGTAGGTTTTTCTATTTGTTCTTCTTCATCTTTTGATACTTCTTTATCTGAAAATATTTTATTTGCTAGAAATATAGCAATGCATATAACAGCTATGAATCCTATAGCCATAGATGAACAAGGAATTCCAGATGATTTAATAAAAAAAGAAGAAAAAATTATTTGGCATAATATTAATGAAAAAACTAAGGATAAAAGTAATGAAATAAAAGAAAAAATTTTTCTTGGAAAAAAAAGAAAATTTATTATGGAAAATACCCTTCTTCATCAAAAATATATAAAAAATGAAGAAGAAACTATTCAGGAATATATTAGAAAATTTAATGAAAAAATAAAGATCAATATCTTCAAAAGAATAAGTTTGTTGAGATGA